The following proteins come from a genomic window of Coffea arabica cultivar ET-39 chromosome 11c, Coffea Arabica ET-39 HiFi, whole genome shotgun sequence:
- the LOC113716286 gene encoding putative multidrug resistance protein, with protein MGSKGGGGGGLFRYADRLDRLLMFFGALGSIGDGIMTPLVLWVLSGLISEYGGGDVSFSNKVVDKFSLRLLYVGIGVGIAAFIEGFCWTRTAERQTSTIRTEFLKSVLRQEVGFFDNQDASSTTFQVISSISTDALSIQDVIAEKIPNCLARFSEFIAGSLIGFLLSWRLTLASIPFIIGFVLPSVEFGKVLMDLQMKIKDAYAIAGNIAEQAMSSIRTVYSYVGEHHTLDRFRQALQESTKLGIKLGIIKGLMIGSIGTMFASWSFLAWVGSILVINKGESGPRVFMAICCVTLAGLGCMGALPNLSFISEGTAAAARIFNMIDRIPEIDTQNVRGKVVAYVKGHIEFKEVDFRYPSRPNTPVLRGLSFKVKAGKTVGLVGGSGSGKSTIISLLERFYDPIKGDILLDGYKIKRLQLNWLRSQIGLVNQEPILFATSIKENILFGKEGAAMEMVINASKAANAHDFISKLPNGYETQVGQSGVLLSGGQKQRIAIARALLKDPKILLLDEATSALDAESERIVQEALDEASLGRTTIIIAHRLATIRKADKIVVLQSGRVVESGSHAELMQNDHEEGGVYFKMVQMQQSIKSDENISSPYRATERWNNRRATYALTPKSPYTARSSRQNSPASPFSPALPTSPTPSIQMYSYNASDNEGGDYPAYPSPLQWRLFKLNTPEWKRALLGCIGAAGFGAVHPIHAYCLGSIVSVYFLDDRSRLKSETRFYCIIFLILGIVTFFANLLQHYNFAIMGERVIKRVREEILRAMLTFEIGWFDQDENTSAAICARLATEANMVRSLVGDRIALLVQVFAGASLAFALGLILTWRVALVMIAMQPLIIASFYSRSVLMKNMSESGQKAQNEGSQLASEAVVNHKTITAFSSQDRILSLFIATLKGPRKENIKQSWVSAVALFISQFLSVATMAMTYWYGGRLMNQGLVTSKHLFQAFFILMSTGKSIADAGSMTSDIARGGNAIRRVFAILDRKSEIEPEDPQGVKAGGTLNGKIELKHVSFSYPSRPEQMIFQNLCLKIEPGKTVALVGQSGSGKSTIIGLIERFYDPIKGSVLIDDRDIKTYHLRSLRSHIALVSQEPTLFAATIRENIVYGKEDATEAEIRRAAMLANADEFVSSMKDGYETYCGERGVQVSGGQKQRIALARAILKNPAILLLDEASSALDSVSESLVQEALEKMMVGRTCVIVAHRLSTIQKSDFIAVIKNGEVVEQGSHFDLLAVGHRGAYHSLIKLQQGQSPYRQ; from the exons GTGGTGATGTTTCCTTCTCCAATAAAGTCGTGGACAAG TTTTCGCTCAGGCTGCTCTACGTTGGTATTGGAGTTGGAATTGCAGCTTTTATTG AAGGTTTTTGTTGGACAAGAACTGCAGAGAGACAGACATCTACAATTCGCACAGAGTTCTTGAAATCAGTCCTCAGGCAAGAAGTTGGTTTCTTTGACAACCAAGATGCTTCATCCACCACCTTTCAGGTTATCTCATCCATATCTACTGATGCCCTTTCAATACAAGATGTCATCGCTGAAAAG ATACCAAACTGCTTGGCTCGCTTTTCAGAGTTCATAGCTGGCTCCTTAATTGGCTTCCTTCTTTCATGGCGACTCACACTGGCTTCTATCCCATTTATTATTGGATTTGTCCTTCCATCTGTGGAATTTGGGAAGGTACTTATGGACCTCCAGATGAAAATCAAGGATGCTTATGCGATTGCAGGTAATATTGCAGAACAGGCAATGTCATCCATCCGAACTGTTTATTCCTATGTGGGGGAACACCATACACTTGATAGGTTCAGGCAAGCGCTTCAGGAAAGTACGAAGCTCGGAATCAAGCTAGGTATCATCAAGGGTTTGATGATAGGAAGCATCGGAACAATGTTTGCTTCATGGTCATTTCTTGCATGGGTAGGGAGTATTCTTGTTATCAACAAAGGAGAAAGCGGTCCGCGTGTTTTCATGGCAATTTGCTGTGTTACCCTCGCTGGCCT CGGCTGTATGGGTGCTCTTCCTAATCTATCATTCATCTCAGAAGGAACTGCGGCAGCTGCACGAATTTTCAATATGATTGACCGTATTCCTGAGATAGACACTCAAAATGTTAGAGGCAAAGTTGTCGCTTATGTAAAAGGACATATTGAGTTTAAAGAGGTTGATTTTCGATATCCATCTAGGCCAAACACCCCTGTTCTTCGGGGATTAAGCTTCAAAGTAAAAGCAGGCAAAACTGTTGGCCTTGTAGGAGGCAGTGGTTCTGGAAAATCCACAATCATATCTTTGCTTGAAAGATTTTATGACCCAATCAAAGGAGATATTTTACTAGATGGATACAAAATAAAGAGACTTCAGCTAAATTGGTTGAGATCTCAGATAGGATTAGTGAATCAGGAGCCAATTCTGTTTGCAAcatcaattaaagaaaacatcCTGTTTGGAAAGGAGGGAGCTGCAATGGAAATGGTGATAAATGCTTCTAAGGCAGCAAATGCTCATGACTTCATTTCCAAATTGCCAAATGGATATGAAACTCAA GTTGGGCAGTCTGGGGTCCTGCTTTCTGGAGGGCAAAAGCAAAGAATCGCTATTGCAAGGGCTTTACTGAAAGATCCGAAAATCCTGTTGCTTGATGAAGCAACCAGTGCTTTAGATGCAGAGTCTGAAAGAATAGTTCAGGAGGCCCTTGACGAAGCTTCATTAGGAAGGACAACAATCATTATTGCTCATCGACTTGCCACAATTCGTAAAGCTGATAAGATAGTGGTTCTCCAATCAGGCAGAGTTGTTGAATCAGGTTCACATGCAGAACTAATGCAAAATGACCACGAAGAAGGTGGGGTTTACTTCAAAATGGTGCAAATGCAGCAGTCAATAAAATCAGATGAAAATATCAGCAGCCCTTATCGTGCAACAGAGAGATGGAACAATAGAAGAGCTACTTATGCCTTGACTCCCAAATCTCCTTACACTGCAAGATCAAGCAGGCAAAACAGCCCCGCCTCTCCTTTCAGTCCAGCATTACCAACGAGTCCGACGCCCTCAATTCAAATGTACTCCTACAATGCAAGTGATAATGAGGGTGGTGATTATCCTGCTTATCCTAGTCCTCTGCAGTGGCGATTGTTTAAACTGAATACTCCAGAGTGGAAAAGAGCTTTGCTTGGCTGCATAGGAGCTGCAGGATTTGGTGCAGTTCATCCCATTCATGCCTATTGCTTGGGGTCAATTGTTTCAGTGTACTTTCTGGACGACAGGTCAAGATTAAAGTCGGAGACCAGATTTTACTGCATCATATTTCTGATCCTTGGCATTGTCACTTTCTTCGCGAATTTACTTCAACATTATAATTTTGCAATTATGGGAGAACGCGTAATAAAAAGGGTGCGAGAGGAAATCCTCCGAGCTATGCTTACATTTGAAATTGGTTGGTTTGATCAAGATGAGAACACTAGTGCAGCAATTTGTGCACGGCTAGCCACTGAGGCCAACATGGTTAGATCCCTTGTTGGGGATCGGATAGCATTACTGGTTCAGGTTTTTGCAGGGGCTTCACTTGCCTTTGCCCTCGGATTGATCCTCACTTGGAGAGTTGCATTAGTGATGATAGCAATGCAGCCCTTAATTATTGCAAGCTTCTATTCAAGGAGTGTTTTGATGAAAAATATGTCTGAAAGTGGTCAGAAAGCACAAAATGAAGGAAGCCAACTTGCGAGTGAGGCTGTGGTCAACCACAAGACCATCACAGCCTTCTCTTCTCAAGATAGAATTCTGAGCCTATTTATAGCCACACTAAAAGGCCCCAGAAAAGAGAACATAAAACAATCGTGGGTTTCTGCTGTAGCCTTATTCATCTCCCAATTTTTATCTGTAGCTACCATGGCCATGACATATTGGTATGGAGGCAGGCTTATGAACCAAGGCCTGGTCACCTCAAAGCATCTATTTCAAGCATTCTTCATCTTAATGAGCACAGGTAAGAGTATTGCAGATGCCGGAAGCATGACTTCAGATATAGCAAGGGGTGGCAATGCAATCAGACGTGTCTTTGCAATTTTAGACAGAAAAAGTGAGATTGAGCCAGAAGATCCTCAAGGGGTCAAGGCCGGAGGAACACTGAATGGCAAAATAGAGCTAAAACATGTTTCCTTCTCCTACCCATCCAGACCTGAGCAAATGATTTTTCAAAACCTGTGCCTCAAAATTGAACCTGGAAAGACGGTAGCACTAGTTGGACAAAGTGGTTCAGGCAAATCCACGATCATTGGGCTAATAGAAAGATTCTACGATCCAATAAAAGGATCGGTGCTAATAGATGATCGTGATATCAAAACTTATCACTTACGAAGCCTGAGATCACACATTGCACTAGTGAGTCAGGAACCCACCTTATTTGCTGCAACCATCCGCGAAAACATTGTTTATGGCAAGGAGGATGCAACGGAAGCTGAGATCAGGAGAGCTGCAATGCTGGCTAATGCTGATGAATTTGTCAG CTCTATGAAAGATGGGTACGAGACATACTGTGGAGAAAGAGGGGTTCAGGTGTCGGGAGGACAAAAGCAGAGGATAGCACTGGCTCGAGCAATTCTGAAAAATCCAGCAATCCTGCTCCTGGATGAGGCAAGCAGTGCACTGGACAGTGTGTCAGAGAGTTTAGTCCAAGAAGCATTGGAGAAAATGATGGTTGGTAGAACCTGTGTAATCGTAGCCCATCGGCTATCCACAATACAGAAGTCGGATTTCATAGCTGTGATAAAGAATGGAGAAGTGGTGGAGCAAGGATCACATTTTGATTTACTTGCTGTTGGACACCGGGGGGCTTATCATTCCCTGATCAAGTTACAACAGGGCCAATCTCCTTACAGGCAGTGA
- the LOC113717306 gene encoding protein JINGUBANG-like, whose protein sequence is MKVRSWLRSTCSSSTCISTAKDAIVPPPTPNQLVISDSSSCSDAQASSSASSLTSQDSTYTTRSHTSLESNLSISTLPSVPSLQKLSPEALNLSITTLCITSLKPQQPAHVNFLALNNNLLYAVSGGQVNVFNTTNFTLFDSFHVNNDSSSSGSIKSLAFCDGKIFTAHQDCRIRVWKLTSSSVGQHKLIATLPTVEDRLRNFILPKNYVKVRRHRKKLWVEHYDAVSSLAAAENLLHSVSWDKYLKIWRAKDFRCTESIKAHDDAINAVAASPGGLIYTGSADKRIRVWGRAFGEKKHVLVATLEKHKSAVNALALNFDGSVLFSGACDRSILVWEREESANHMVVTGALRGHSKAILCLINVCDLLLSGSADRTVRIWHRGHDGRYCCLTVLDGHAKPVRSLVAVAEEDSGGAVKVFSGSFDGEIKVWKVMISSSSVKTPIPMSSFQRGSSSLFT, encoded by the coding sequence ATGAAGGTGAGATCATGGCTAAGGTCAACATGCTCCTCCTCAACCTGCATCTCCACCGCCAAAGACGCCATCGTCCCTCCACCGACGCCAAACCAACTTGTCATTTCTGATTCAAGCAGCTGCTCAGACGCTCAAGCAAGTAGTAGTGCATCATCCTTAACTTCTCAAGATTCCACCTATACTACTCGGAGTCATACCAGCCTCGAAAGCAACCTCTCCATCTCAACTCTCCCATCCGTCCCCTCTCTCCAAAAACTCTCCCCCGAAGCCTTAAACCTCTCCATCACAACCCTTTGCATCACCTCCCTTAAACCCCAACAACCCGCCCACGTCAACTTCCTCGCACTAAACAATAATCTCCTCTACGCCGTCTCAGGCGGCCAAGTCAACGTTTTCAACACCACTAACTTCACGCTTTTCGATTCCTTCCACGTCAATAATGATTCCTCCTCATCCGGCTCCATCAAATCCTTAGCCTTTTGTGACGGAAAGATTTTCACGGCTCACCAAGATTGCAGAATCCGAGTTTGGAAATTAACGTCATCCTCGGTTGGACAACATAAGCTCATCGCCACACTTCCCACGGTCGAGGATCGGTTGAGAAACTTCATATTACCCAAAAACTACGTCAAAGTTCGACGTCACAGGAAGAAACTATGGGTCGAACATTATGATGCAGTATCAAGTCTAGCCGCGGCAGAAAATTTGTTACACTCGGTCTCGTGGGATAAATATCTAAAGATTTGGCGGGCCAAGGATTTTCGATGCACAGAATCAATCAAAGCCCATGATGATGCGATTAACGCGGTAGCAGCATCACCAGGCGGTCTCATTTACACGGGCTCGGCTGATAAGCGGATCAGAGTCTGGGGAAGAGCATTCGGTGAGAAGAAACACGTTTTAGTGGCTACTCTTGAGAAGCATAAATCAGCCGTTAATGCATTGGCATTGAACTTTGATGGCTCGGTTTTGTTTTCCGGAGCCTGTGACCGGTCGATATTGGTGTgggagagggaggagagtgcTAATCATATGGTGGTGACGGGAGCGTTGAGGGGCCATTCGAAGGCTATATTGTGTTTGATTAACGTGTGCGATTTGTTGTTGAGCGGGTCGGCTGATAGGACGGTGAGGATTTGGCATCGGGGCCATGATGGACGGTACTGTTGTTTGACGGTCTTGGACGGACATGCTAAGCCGGTGAGGTCGCTGGTGGCGGTGGCGGAGGAGGATTCTGGTGGTGCCGTTAAGGTGTTCAGTGGAAGTTTTGACGGTGAGATTAAGGTTTGGAAGGTTATGATTTCCTCGAGTAGTGTTAAGACTCCCATCCCCATGTCCTCCTTCCAACGTGGATCAAGTAGTCTATTCACTTAA